The genomic window CCTACTTTTTTGTCAGAATATCACATTAACACTGCTTGTCTCAAATTAAGGCATACCATACTTCCACAGACAtgtaaaatatgatttttcaggCAGTATTTATCCTCATGCAAACATTTGAGCGTCCACCATACTATTTGCTGTGGCAAATAACCAAACCTGTGGGAAAATAATTTAATGTCTGACCAATTTTCTTTTAAAGAGTTTAAAAATTTGCTTTGttcaacaggtgtgtgtgtgcagactGAGACTGTCTTGAGACAAGCCATCGCAGAGCGTATCAAGCCTGTCTTAATGATGAACAAGATGGACCGTGCTCTGCTTGAGCTGCAGCTGGAGCCCGATGAGCTTTACCTAACTTTCCAACGGATTGTGGAGAATGTGAATGTCATCATCTCAACCTATGGTGAAGGAGAGCATGGACCAATGGGAAACATTATGGTAACGGATCACTCAAGCTGGCATCTGAATTTTAATAAAGAAACTAGAAATGTAGTTACCacgttacaataaggttccatttgttaacattagttattacgTGGCTGCCTGAaaaactctattctgattggtcaatggctccatctagcggtctgatatttctctgtaACCACCACACATGGACGTATCAACCTCCTCATCCATGTATCTGAGCCATCTTTATCACTGCGATTTCtacaagctaataaaataattttatctcAAATAAACTCTTCAGCAAGTAttcttgtaataagatgcatacTAGTCAGACGTTCATAAAttataaagtaaataaacaaacaaactcctACGCAAACAGGAGGTGGAATTTGGTGTTAAGtagtgttaacaaatggaaccatgGAACCACAGTTTGGACTGAAAAGTGAACTTTGAGTACAGCATTTGTTTTGTGTATCTGTTTCTTTCTCCTTTAGGTGGATCCTGTGGTTGGGACTGTAGGATTTGGTTCAGGCCTCCATGGCTGGGCTTTTACTCTGAAACAGTTTGCTGAGATGTATGTTGCCAAGTTTGCTGCTAAAGGTGATCAAAATAAAGCAGAACTCACTCCAGCAGAACGTGCCAAGAAAGTGGAAGATATGATGAAAAAGCTTTGGGGAGATAAGTaagcattttgttttataaataaggACATTGGAGCACAGTGAAAATATGACCTACTCATATGATATCATTTATATATCTGTGTGTATGAACTGTATGTATTCTCCTTTTAATGCAAGGCCTTCTTTTCCAGGTACTTTGATCCTTCCTGTGGAAAATTCAGCAAATCAGCAACCAATGCAGATGGCAATAAGTTGCCTCGCACTTTCTCCCAACTTGTCTTGGATCCAATCTTTAAGGTGTGCGTTCAAATCAATTCCTTCTTGTTAATATCTGATTCTCCTTTCGGTAGTAACGTTCATTAATCAATCTCACAATTTGAACTTTTTACACAGGTTTTTGATGCCATTATGAATTTCAAGAAAGAAGAGACCCAGAAATTGATTGAAAAACTTGAAGTAAAGCTTGATACAGAGGACAAAGAAAAAGATGGAAAAGCTCTACTTAAGGTAAAAGTaatgatgaaagtaaattttcagtgaataatcaAACCCAAAGaggtaataattaattaaagtcCATATTGGTCTAatttatgcatggttttaccATGTTTCCAGGCTGTTATGCGCCGTTGGTTACCTGCAGGTGAAGCTTTACTCCAGATGATTACCATCCATCTTCCCTCTCCCGTCACAGCCCAGAGGTACCGCTGTGAACTGCTATATGAGGGTCCTGGTGATGATGAGGCTGCCATGGGTTAGTCACAACATTGCAAGATGTTTTACACTTCAATGAGATTTACCTTGATGGTAACCTTTATGTCAACTTCCTCCTTTGATCTTCCAGGGATAAAGAATTGTGATCCTAAAGCTCCTCTTATGATGTATATCTCCAAGATGGTGCCAAGTACTGACAAGGGTAGATTCTATGCCTTTGGTCGTGTCTTCTCTGGTGTTGTTGGTACTGGGCAGAAGGTGCGCATCATGGGCCCGAACTTCACACCAGGAAAGAAAGAGGACTTGTACTTGAAGCCAATCCAAAGGTTTGCATCCATAGGTTACACACATAATGCATCCGCATTGATCATCAGACATTTGATTCAATTGTCATGTCCTCCTCAGAACTATCCTAATGATGGGTCGCTATGTAGAGCCCATTGAAGATGTGCCATGTGGGAACATTGTTGGTTTGGTTGGGGTTGATCAGTTCCTGATTAAGACCGGAACCATCTCCACCTTTGAAAATGCTCACAACATGCGTGTTATGAAGTTCAGCGTTAGTCCTGTGGTAAGAGTTGCTGTGGAGGCCAAAAACCCAGCTGATCTGCCAAAGTTGGTGGAGGGCCTCAAACGTCTGGCCAAGTCTGATCCCATGGTTCAGGTAAGCATATTAGATTTAAGTTCTAAgtttaagggatagttaacccaaaaattaaaattctctcatcatttacttactcttatgccattccagatgtgtattactttctttcttcagcagaaataaaaaataattaagatttttagaagaatatctcagctctgtgggtcctcacaatgccagtgaatggtgaccaaaactttcaagctccataaatcacaaaggcagcataaaagtaatccatatgactccattggttaaatctgtcttcagaagtgatatgatgtgtggataagaaacagatcaatatttaagtccttttgtactctaaatctccatttacttattctgaaaaacaattaaaatattgatctttttcacccTAAGTGATTGCTTCACAAGACATatactaaaccactggagtcatatggattacttttatgctctctttatgtgattttttgagcttcaaagttctggccaccattcacttgcattgtatgggcataCAGAGTAGAGATATtcgtctaaaaatcttagtttgtgttcaccAAAAGaagtaaagtcatacacatctgggaaagcatgaaattgagtaaatggagagatcatttaaattttttaggtgaactatgtctttaaggtacaaaaaaaatataaaatcaaaagcAGCGGAAATCTGGCTCACTCAAATTACttattacataaaatgtatctttaatctTTCTGATAACAGAGATacacatttattttctaatactATAAACAGTGTGAGTTCATGATGAAATTTATATCTGCATTTTGCCAGTGTATCATTGAAGAGTCAGGGGAGCACATAGTGGCGGGTGCTGGAGAGCTGCATCTGGAGATTTGCCTGAAAGACCTTGAGGAAGATCATGCTTGCATCCCTCTAAAGGTAACACTTAGATGACTAATAAACACTGATGTGTGTGCAGATATTTTTTCGTGTGTTCCTTACTTTAATTTTCGGTAACAGCttcaggtctttttttttttctaaagaaatCAGACCCAGTTGTGTCATATCGTGAAACAGTCAGTGCTGAATCAGACCAGGTTTGCTTGTCCAAGTCGCCCAACAAACACAATCGGCTGTACATGAAGGCTCGACCTTTCCCAGATGGATTGGCTGAGGACATTGATAAGGGTGATGTGACTCCTCGGCAGGAGGTTAAACAGAGAGCTCGCTACCTGACTGAAAAATATGAATGGGAGGTTTCAGAGGCCCGTAAGATATGGTGCTTTGGACCAGATGGCACAGGGCCCAACGTTCTTGTG from Xyrauchen texanus isolate HMW12.3.18 chromosome 3, RBS_HiC_50CHRs, whole genome shotgun sequence includes these protein-coding regions:
- the LOC127623740 gene encoding elongation factor 2-like; amino-acid sequence: MVNFTVDQIREIMDKKSNIRNMSVIAHVDHGKSTLTDSLVCKAGIIASARAGETRFTDTRKDEQERCITIKSTAISLYYELHENDLAFIKQCKDGSGFLINLIDSPGHVDFSSEVTAALRVTDGALVVVDCVSGVCVQTETVLRQAIAERIKPVLMMNKMDRALLELQLEPDELYLTFQRIVENVNVIISTYGEGEHGPMGNIMVDPVVGTVGFGSGLHGWAFTLKQFAEMYVAKFAAKGDQNKAELTPAERAKKVEDMMKKLWGDKYFDPSCGKFSKSATNADGNKLPRTFSQLVLDPIFKVFDAIMNFKKEETQKLIEKLEVKLDTEDKEKDGKALLKAVMRRWLPAGEALLQMITIHLPSPVTAQRYRCELLYEGPGDDEAAMGIKNCDPKAPLMMYISKMVPSTDKGRFYAFGRVFSGVVGTGQKVRIMGPNFTPGKKEDLYLKPIQRTILMMGRYVEPIEDVPCGNIVGLVGVDQFLIKTGTISTFENAHNMRVMKFSVSPVVRVAVEAKNPADLPKLVEGLKRLAKSDPMVQCIIEESGEHIVAGAGELHLEICLKDLEEDHACIPLKKSDPVVSYRETVSAESDQVCLSKSPNKHNRLYMKARPFPDGLAEDIDKGDVTPRQEVKQRARYLTEKYEWEVSEARKIWCFGPDGTGPNVLVDVTKGVQYLNEIKDSVVAGFQWATKEGALCEENMRATRFDIHDVTLHADAIHRGGGQVIPTARRVLYASVLTAQPRLMEPIYLVEIQCPEQVVGGIYGVLNRKRGHVFEESQVARTPIFVVKAYLPVNESFGFTADLRSNTGGQAFPQCVFDHWQILPGDPYDVNSKPSQVVAETRKRKGLKEGIPALDNFLDKL